One Archocentrus centrarchus isolate MPI-CPG fArcCen1 chromosome 10, fArcCen1, whole genome shotgun sequence genomic region harbors:
- the rpl26 gene encoding 60S ribosomal protein L26, translated as MKLNPFVTSSRRKNRKRHFNAPSHIRRKIMSSPLSKELRQKYNVRSMPIRKDDEVQVVRGHYKGQQIGKVVQVYRKKYVIYIERVQREKANGTTVHVGIHPSKVVITRLKLDKDRKKILERKAKSRADGKEKGKYKEETIEKMQE; from the exons ATGAAGCTGAATCCATTTGTAACATCCTCCCGTCGCAAGAACCGCAAGAGGCACTTCAATGCCCCCTCACACATCAGGAGGAAGATTATGTCTTCTCCCCTCTCCAAGGAGCTCCGCCAAAAGTACAACGTGAGGTCCATGCCCATCCGCAAAGATGACGAAGTCCAG GTTGTCCGTGGACACTACAAAGGCCAGCAGATTGGCAAAGTAGTCCAGGTCTACAGGAAGAAATATGTCATCTACATCGAGCGTGTGCAGAGAGAGAAGGCCAACGGAACCACAGTCCATGTCGGCATCCACCCCAGCAAG gtggtCATCACCAGGCTAAAGTTGGACAAAGACCGCAAGAAGATCCTGGAGCGCAAGGCCAAGTCTCGCGCTGATGGAAAGGAGAAGGGCAAATACAAGGAGGAGACCATTGAGAAGATGCAGGAGTGA